Proteins co-encoded in one Candidatus Saccharibacteria bacterium genomic window:
- the radA gene encoding DNA repair protein RadA, whose translation MAKPTSQFVCQNCGATYSKWSGKCMQCGAWDSLVEEAIAMPIGGSKTSAKPIKPTKLSAVGSQKQARFSTDLSEVDTVLGGGIVPGSLILLAGDPGIGKSTLVLQVAAHLSKNKSVLYVSGEESAGQIKMRADRIKGIKPNFDFVSSTDLDSVLASVQASDYDLVVLDSIQTMNTGLSASAAGTVSQITNAAAAIMNVGKSTNTSFVIIGHVTKEGNLAGPRLLEHLVDTVLYLEGEKYGAFKVLKSVKNRFGSTNEVGILEMTDSGLKAVGNPSQHLLQERSQAPGSAIFATMEGSRPLLVEVQALVSPSVFGYPKRSAVGIDLNRLSLLAAVATKRGGINLSTSDIYVNIVGGLRITEPAIDLAIILSIASASKNVIIDSKTVVFGEVGLSGEVRSVHMADRRISEAKKLGFSQAIVPPQIRSVGAHSAKSIVEAIKLISKK comes from the coding sequence ATGGCCAAGCCAACCAGTCAATTTGTATGCCAAAATTGCGGCGCCACTTACTCTAAGTGGAGTGGCAAGTGCATGCAGTGCGGTGCGTGGGATAGTTTAGTCGAAGAGGCTATAGCTATGCCAATAGGGGGTAGCAAAACTAGTGCCAAGCCAATTAAGCCAACAAAGCTCAGTGCTGTCGGCAGTCAAAAACAAGCTCGCTTTAGCACCGACCTAAGTGAGGTCGATACGGTTTTGGGTGGCGGCATTGTGCCGGGAAGTTTAATCTTGCTAGCTGGCGACCCAGGTATTGGCAAAAGTACATTGGTGCTACAAGTAGCGGCACATCTGAGTAAAAACAAGTCGGTACTCTATGTGAGCGGCGAGGAGTCGGCCGGCCAAATTAAAATGCGAGCTGATCGCATAAAAGGCATTAAGCCTAACTTTGACTTTGTAAGCAGTACCGATCTCGACTCGGTATTGGCTAGCGTGCAAGCTAGCGATTATGACTTGGTAGTCTTGGATTCCATACAGACCATGAACACTGGCCTGAGCGCTTCGGCAGCTGGTACTGTTAGCCAAATCACCAATGCCGCGGCTGCCATAATGAATGTTGGCAAAAGTACCAATACGAGCTTTGTAATCATTGGCCACGTAACCAAAGAGGGCAACTTGGCCGGACCACGCCTGCTCGAGCATTTAGTGGACACAGTACTGTATCTTGAGGGTGAAAAATACGGAGCCTTCAAAGTACTCAAGTCGGTAAAGAACCGGTTTGGTAGTACTAATGAGGTTGGAATACTGGAGATGACAGACTCGGGTCTAAAAGCCGTAGGTAACCCAAGCCAGCACCTACTGCAAGAGCGTTCACAGGCACCTGGTAGTGCCATATTCGCTACCATGGAGGGCAGCCGACCCCTACTTGTTGAGGTGCAGGCCTTGGTGAGCCCAAGCGTGTTTGGCTACCCCAAACGCTCGGCTGTAGGCATTGATTTAAATAGGCTAAGTTTGTTAGCGGCAGTAGCAACTAAGCGTGGCGGCATCAACTTGAGCACGAGCGACATTTATGTTAACATCGTAGGCGGTCTACGGATTACCGAGCCCGCAATTGATCTGGCAATTATTTTGAGCATTGCTTCGGCAAGTAAAAATGTCATTATAGATTCTAAAACTGTGGTATTTGGCGAAGTGGGTTTAAGCGGCGAAGTCCGTTCTGTCCACATGGCCGACCGTAGGATATCTGAGGCCAAAAAACTTGGCTTTAGCCAGGCCATTGTGCCGCCGCAGATCAGGTCTGTCGGAGCACACAGCGCCAAATCGATCGTCGAGGCGATCAAGCTTATCTCTAAAAAATAA
- a CDS encoding ATP-dependent Clp protease ATP-binding subunit, whose translation MQDNFPSQFDRFTQNAKKSLENAGALALSMGSHYVGTEHLLLGILRTNTSLGARMLSDMGVSLDKIKLDTFSSVSSTTPQLIDLSETAKKTLALALRVAQQFNHPYAGTEHLLYALVSQKNSRANTILREISINPNDIRAEVENYLSSQTYQQEDGRPTATTGAKTNTKTPALDHFAIDLTQKARDDKLDPMIGRENQLERMISILNRRTKNNPVLIGEPGVGKTAIVEGLAKRIVDEQVPDMLLGKRIMMLDMASIIAGTKFRGEFEERLKKVIDEATSDETVVLFIDELHNVVGAGSAEGAIDAANILKPALARGEVQTIGATTLDEYRKYIEKDSALERRFQPVVVPEATLEETIAVLEGLRPRYEEFHQVKISDEAIKQAAELAKRYISDRFLPDKAIDLVDEASAQARIKRGTSTKKDKGLDGKLSDVMSKIDDAVYNQDFEYAAKLKAEASLLEQKINKATATLNKASVTVTAEDVAAVISQSTGIPITKLIKFETEALRKLEANLKANVIGQDEAVEAVAKAIRRSRTGIADANRPIGSFIFLGPTGVGKTELARVLAEELFHDKDAMIKVDMSEFMEKHNVSRLVGAPAGYVGYDEGGQLTEKVRRKPYSLILFDEIEKAHPDVFNMLLQILEDGQLTDAKGRKVDFRNTIIIMTSNVGAKQLHEEARIGFATDTIAEEKKLEKFHEHMQKTIKQELKKSFRPEFLNRIDHIVIFKALSKLDIRKIIDLQLNDLRARLESKEVSAKFSEPLKKLLLKEGYDAENGARPMRRAIQRLIEDRIATEMIEGFIKPGDTVALSAKGDEVELKVAAGV comes from the coding sequence ATGCAAGATAATTTCCCTAGCCAGTTTGATCGGTTTACTCAAAACGCTAAAAAAAGCTTAGAAAACGCCGGCGCGCTAGCCCTTAGTATGGGCTCGCACTATGTTGGTACCGAACACTTGCTGTTGGGCATTTTGCGCACCAACACATCTTTGGGAGCGCGCATGCTCTCAGACATGGGTGTAAGCTTAGACAAAATCAAGCTCGATACGTTCAGTAGCGTGTCTAGTACCACGCCACAGTTAATTGATTTAAGCGAAACCGCCAAAAAGACCCTGGCTCTGGCTCTGCGAGTGGCTCAGCAGTTTAATCACCCCTATGCTGGCACTGAGCACCTCCTGTACGCGCTGGTTAGCCAAAAAAACTCCCGGGCCAACACAATTTTGCGCGAGATCAGCATTAATCCTAACGATATTCGAGCCGAGGTAGAGAACTATCTAAGCTCACAGACTTACCAACAAGAAGATGGCCGGCCTACTGCTACAACTGGGGCTAAAACCAACACCAAAACCCCAGCGCTTGATCATTTTGCGATTGATTTAACTCAAAAAGCCCGCGACGACAAGCTCGATCCTATGATAGGTCGCGAAAACCAGTTAGAGCGAATGATCTCAATTTTGAATCGCCGTACCAAAAACAATCCGGTTCTAATAGGCGAGCCAGGTGTAGGCAAAACCGCTATTGTTGAAGGGCTGGCCAAGCGAATTGTTGATGAGCAGGTGCCCGACATGCTGTTGGGTAAGCGCATTATGATGCTCGACATGGCTTCTATAATTGCTGGCACCAAATTTCGCGGTGAATTTGAAGAGCGGCTCAAGAAGGTAATCGACGAGGCTACCTCCGACGAAACGGTCGTATTATTTATTGATGAGTTGCATAACGTTGTAGGTGCTGGTTCGGCCGAAGGGGCAATAGACGCTGCCAACATATTAAAGCCGGCTCTAGCTCGGGGCGAGGTTCAAACCATTGGCGCCACCACGCTCGACGAGTATCGTAAATATATCGAGAAAGATAGTGCCTTGGAGCGCCGATTCCAACCGGTGGTTGTGCCCGAGGCCACGCTCGAAGAAACCATTGCGGTACTTGAAGGTTTGCGACCGCGCTACGAAGAGTTTCACCAAGTTAAAATTAGCGATGAGGCTATTAAACAAGCGGCTGAGCTGGCCAAACGCTATATTTCCGACCGGTTCTTGCCCGATAAGGCTATCGACCTAGTCGACGAGGCCTCGGCTCAAGCTCGCATTAAGCGCGGTACCAGCACCAAAAAAGACAAAGGCTTAGATGGCAAGTTAAGTGATGTTATGAGCAAAATCGATGACGCCGTATACAACCAAGATTTCGAATATGCCGCCAAACTCAAGGCCGAGGCCAGTCTGCTCGAGCAAAAGATCAATAAAGCTACTGCTACTCTCAATAAAGCCAGCGTAACAGTTACGGCCGAAGATGTGGCCGCAGTTATTTCTCAGAGCACCGGTATTCCAATTACCAAACTTATTAAGTTCGAAACCGAGGCTTTGCGCAAGCTCGAAGCCAATCTAAAAGCTAATGTGATTGGCCAAGATGAGGCCGTCGAAGCCGTTGCCAAGGCCATTCGCCGCTCGCGCACCGGCATCGCCGACGCCAACCGACCAATCGGTAGCTTCATATTCCTAGGGCCCACAGGCGTGGGTAAAACCGAGCTAGCCCGAGTTTTGGCCGAAGAGTTGTTCCACGATAAAGATGCCATGATTAAGGTCGATATGAGTGAATTCATGGAAAAGCACAATGTGTCTAGGCTGGTGGGCGCACCAGCTGGTTATGTGGGTTACGACGAGGGCGGCCAACTAACCGAAAAAGTTCGGCGCAAACCTTACAGCCTAATTCTGTTCGACGAGATCGAAAAAGCTCACCCCGATGTGTTTAACATGCTGCTGCAGATACTAGAAGATGGCCAGCTGACAGACGCCAAAGGCCGCAAGGTGGATTTTCGCAACACCATCATAATCATGACCAGCAACGTTGGTGCCAAGCAATTACACGAAGAGGCTCGCATTGGTTTTGCTACCGATACCATTGCCGAAGAAAAGAAGCTCGAGAAGTTTCATGAGCACATGCAAAAGACCATTAAGCAAGAGCTAAAGAAAAGTTTCCGACCGGAGTTCTTAAACCGCATCGATCACATTGTGATCTTTAAGGCTCTAAGTAAACTCGACATTCGTAAGATTATAGACCTGCAGCTCAACGACCTGCGAGCTCGCCTAGAATCTAAAGAGGTTAGTGCTAAATTCAGCGAGCCTCTTAAAAAGCTCCTTCTTAAAGAGGGCTACGATGCCGAAAACGGTGCCCGCCCCATGCGCCGAGCGATTCAAAGACTCATCGAAGACCGCATTGCTACCGAGATGATAGAAGGCTTTATTAAGCCGGGCGATACCGTGGCCCTCTCGGCCAAAGGCGACGAAGTCGAACTCAAAGTCGCTGCTGGCGTATAA
- a CDS encoding NAD(P)H-dependent oxidoreductase, translating to MKILILSGSARPKSHTVALAKAVANEIKKQDGEVELIDLAELDLPPANPEFHKDPLKNPDPKVVELAKKANEADGFMLLSPVYHNSYSGKLKNALDNLAIAQFAGKPMAFGAQGGNRTTQPIDQLRIVARGLNAIGLPSQVCATEEDFEETDNGFELTNKKIKERVEGVAKRLVETTELFKGYN from the coding sequence ATGAAAATTTTAATACTGTCGGGCAGCGCTCGGCCAAAATCACACACAGTTGCTCTTGCCAAGGCAGTAGCTAATGAAATTAAGAAACAGGATGGTGAAGTTGAACTAATAGACTTAGCTGAACTCGATTTGCCGCCTGCCAACCCCGAGTTTCACAAGGATCCATTGAAGAATCCTGATCCAAAAGTTGTTGAGCTAGCCAAAAAAGCCAACGAGGCCGATGGCTTTATGCTTTTGAGCCCCGTCTACCACAATTCTTATTCGGGTAAGCTTAAAAACGCCTTAGACAACTTAGCAATTGCACAATTTGCCGGTAAACCCATGGCTTTTGGCGCCCAGGGCGGCAACCGCACAACCCAGCCGATAGATCAGCTAAGGATAGTGGCCCGAGGCTTAAATGCAATCGGTCTTCCTTCGCAAGTCTGTGCGACCGAGGAAGATTTTGAAGAAACCGATAACGGCTTTGAGCTTACTAACAAAAAAATCAAGGAACGTGTAGAGGGAGTAGCTAAAAGGCTTGTAGAAACCACAGAACTGTTTAAGGGCTACAATTAG
- a CDS encoding ABC transporter permease subunit: MQSSPKAARRHILISFVFIATILIILFILAQTGSINWPQFLYFFVSSAINVAIAYVIAAILALALALGITRSKILESLFLPILDVAQSFPTFALIPVLLVLFGRTRWVVITFLVVTIIWPIVFTLITAIKTERQDLADAATIYGAKGVSRFLHFRLPEIFPSFITGSIIGWGEAWEALIGAEIIVQIAGIGHYLNGLGASGNVLTLTLAITMYLFLIFIFNQVIWLPLLNYSSRYQND; the protein is encoded by the coding sequence TTGCAATCAAGTCCAAAGGCCGCCCGGCGACACATACTCATAAGTTTTGTGTTTATAGCCACAATCTTAATTATTCTATTTATATTGGCTCAGACAGGGTCAATTAATTGGCCGCAGTTTTTGTATTTCTTTGTCTCGAGTGCAATTAATGTGGCTATTGCCTATGTTATTGCGGCCATACTCGCATTGGCATTGGCTTTGGGCATAACTCGTAGCAAGATTTTAGAATCACTTTTTTTACCGATTCTAGATGTTGCCCAAAGCTTTCCGACCTTTGCGCTTATACCGGTGTTACTAGTACTATTTGGTAGGACACGCTGGGTGGTGATAACGTTTTTGGTTGTCACCATAATCTGGCCGATTGTATTTACACTTATAACCGCCATTAAGACTGAACGCCAAGACCTGGCCGATGCCGCTACTATTTACGGAGCCAAGGGCGTAAGCAGGTTTTTGCACTTTCGCTTGCCAGAGATTTTCCCTAGCTTTATTACAGGGTCGATTATTGGCTGGGGGGAGGCCTGGGAAGCATTAATTGGGGCTGAGATTATTGTCCAAATTGCTGGGATTGGGCACTATTTGAATGGTCTGGGCGCAAGCGGGAACGTGCTGACGTTGACATTGGCAATAACTATGTATCTGTTCTTGATATTCATATTCAACCAGGTGATTTGGCTACCACTACTCAACTATAGTTCGAGGTATCAAAATGACTGA
- a CDS encoding transglycosylase domain-containing protein → MAKRKTRLNGNRRVVRIPRGKDGSGGTNTAVTRSVRKVRANTVPKAKGWAKLNPKHMWAVASSKKALKIYGIAALSFFLLIAGIFAWFAKDLPSPNKINSITGAQTTKLYDRTGQQLLVEIYGNKDRSIIEFNQMPQCIKDATVSLEDKNFYKQGAFSPLGIVRAFSGIIFRDPSKGGGSTITQQYVKNALLTGERSYARKIKELILAIEIEQIYKKDDILKLYLNEIPYGSTAYGIQAASKQYFGIEAKDLSLSQCALLASLPQAPSYYSPRGNNTDELIAKKNRVLDLMVQQKYVTPEQAEQAKQIDVLAQVKPYNPYANVTAPHFVQYVREQLETKYGVKQVNEGGLKVITTLDLEKQKLSEQAITDNMKGVRGFGGSNAALVSEDPSNGQVLTMVGSYDYNNQDFGSFNVATALRQPGSSIKPIVYSNLLKKSYGAGTTLYDVKTDFGGGYSPRNYTGNTYGVVSVRQALASSLNIDAVKALYLGGINEMIGTARDMGINTFNRSASDYGLSLALGSGEVRLVDMVSAFSTFPQGGQHRNQVYALKVTNSSGKVLEDNTKPDSNKPKQVLDPQIAYMINSILSDNSARCSLGAFQCNNPLTLPGRPVAAKTGTTEDFRDAWTMGYTPKVVTGVWAGNNNNSPMTQAASIVSAPIWRQYMQAVTKNDPVEQLTASRPTGIKDITIDANTGKAPTAATKKTRTDVFPSWYNIPKADNTQSATIDTISGKLATSCTPESAKRQISGALITAEVSPNDPAFNRWNPPVQALARSLGYDSGGAIPTENDNVHDCGDAKPQVSLSVSPSTGSTFTITAGVTSGRYPTTKITYYRDGAVLSAQGLSGSTTTSITDTPPAGNHSYSAVVEDSALYSTSSNTVSVTSTGDSLGFKLSCSIPSCTLAKLGGGTITNAFLFVNGGSAAGNPKSGTNSVSWPGSYTNPSWPAEARVDGQTIPKS, encoded by the coding sequence ATGGCTAAGCGGAAAACCAGATTAAACGGCAACCGCCGCGTGGTGCGCATACCTCGCGGTAAAGATGGTAGTGGTGGCACTAACACTGCCGTGACACGAAGTGTGCGCAAAGTACGGGCTAACACGGTGCCCAAGGCCAAGGGTTGGGCCAAGCTTAACCCCAAGCACATGTGGGCTGTTGCTTCGAGTAAAAAGGCTCTCAAAATCTACGGCATTGCCGCGCTTTCTTTCTTTCTATTGATAGCTGGCATATTTGCCTGGTTTGCCAAAGATCTGCCTAGCCCCAACAAGATCAACTCCATAACCGGCGCCCAAACCACCAAGCTATACGACCGCACCGGCCAACAACTGCTAGTTGAAATATACGGCAACAAGGATCGCAGCATAATTGAATTTAACCAAATGCCCCAGTGTATTAAGGACGCTACAGTCTCACTAGAAGATAAGAACTTCTACAAACAAGGTGCGTTTAGCCCACTTGGTATCGTACGGGCGTTTTCCGGTATTATTTTTCGCGACCCCAGCAAAGGTGGCGGCAGCACCATAACCCAGCAATACGTTAAAAATGCTCTCTTAACCGGCGAGCGAAGCTACGCCCGCAAGATCAAAGAGCTGATTCTGGCAATTGAAATAGAACAAATATACAAAAAGGACGATATTCTTAAGCTATATCTCAATGAAATTCCTTACGGTTCGACAGCTTACGGAATTCAGGCGGCCTCAAAGCAATACTTTGGTATCGAGGCCAAAGATCTTAGCTTATCACAGTGCGCCCTGCTGGCCAGCCTACCCCAAGCACCATCTTATTATTCGCCGCGCGGCAACAACACCGACGAACTGATTGCCAAAAAGAATCGCGTTCTAGATCTGATGGTTCAGCAAAAATATGTCACTCCCGAACAAGCCGAGCAAGCCAAACAAATCGATGTATTGGCTCAAGTTAAACCGTACAATCCATATGCCAATGTAACTGCTCCCCATTTTGTTCAGTATGTGCGTGAGCAACTCGAGACTAAATATGGCGTAAAACAAGTCAACGAGGGTGGCCTTAAGGTAATCACCACGCTTGATCTTGAGAAGCAAAAATTATCTGAACAAGCCATTACTGATAACATGAAAGGGGTACGTGGTTTTGGTGGTAGTAATGCCGCGCTGGTTTCGGAAGATCCAAGTAACGGCCAAGTTTTAACTATGGTCGGTAGTTACGATTATAACAATCAAGACTTTGGCTCATTCAATGTTGCTACGGCTCTGCGCCAGCCGGGTTCGAGCATTAAACCGATCGTATATTCAAATTTACTTAAGAAAAGCTATGGCGCCGGTACTACTCTGTACGATGTTAAAACCGACTTTGGCGGCGGCTATTCGCCCAGAAACTATACGGGCAATACCTATGGAGTAGTCTCTGTCCGGCAAGCTCTGGCCAGCTCTCTGAATATCGATGCCGTAAAGGCCTTGTACCTTGGTGGTATAAACGAAATGATTGGTACGGCCAGAGACATGGGTATAAACACTTTCAACCGGAGTGCCAGCGATTACGGCTTGAGTTTGGCTCTTGGCTCGGGCGAAGTTCGTCTGGTTGACATGGTTAGCGCCTTCAGCACCTTCCCTCAGGGCGGGCAACATCGCAATCAAGTTTATGCCTTAAAAGTTACCAACTCCAGCGGCAAAGTTTTGGAGGATAATACCAAGCCAGATAGCAACAAGCCCAAGCAAGTGCTTGACCCCCAAATAGCCTATATGATCAACAGTATTTTGAGTGATAATTCGGCTCGTTGTAGTCTAGGCGCTTTCCAATGCAACAACCCCCTAACACTACCCGGCCGGCCAGTGGCCGCCAAAACCGGCACCACCGAAGACTTTCGTGACGCCTGGACCATGGGCTACACTCCCAAAGTAGTAACAGGCGTCTGGGCTGGCAACAACAACAACTCCCCCATGACTCAAGCTGCCAGTATTGTGTCGGCACCTATCTGGCGACAATACATGCAGGCTGTCACCAAGAATGACCCAGTTGAACAGCTAACCGCCAGCCGGCCTACCGGCATAAAAGACATTACAATCGATGCTAACACCGGTAAGGCACCAACGGCTGCCACTAAGAAAACTCGAACCGATGTCTTCCCGAGTTGGTATAACATACCAAAGGCCGACAACACCCAAAGCGCTACTATCGATACAATCTCGGGCAAATTGGCTACATCTTGCACGCCAGAATCTGCCAAAAGACAAATCTCGGGTGCCCTCATAACAGCCGAGGTATCTCCAAACGATCCAGCCTTTAACAGATGGAACCCACCAGTCCAAGCCCTGGCTCGGTCATTGGGGTATGACAGTGGTGGCGCTATTCCTACCGAAAACGACAATGTGCATGATTGTGGTGACGCCAAACCACAAGTTTCACTTTCGGTTAGCCCGTCAACCGGCTCCACCTTCACCATTACTGCTGGTGTTACTAGCGGCCGCTACCCAACCACTAAGATAACCTACTATCGAGATGGAGCTGTCTTGAGCGCTCAAGGACTTAGTGGCAGCACTACCACCAGCATTACCGATACCCCGCCAGCTGGCAACCATAGCTACAGTGCGGTTGTCGAAGACAGCGCGCTATATAGCACTAGCAGCAACACGGTTTCGGTTACTTCGACTGGTGACTCATTGGGTTTTAAACTAAGTTGCTCCATACCGTCGTGCACCTTGGCCAAGCTAGGCGGCGGGACAATAACAAATGCCTTTTTGTTTGTTAATGGCGGCTCAGCAGCTGGAAATCCCAAGAGCGGTACTAACTCCGTAAGCTGGCCTGGATCATACACCAACCCCAGTTGGCCCGCCGAGGCTCGGGTTGATGGCCAAACAATTCCTAAAAGTTAA
- a CDS encoding VOC family protein → MRPTSIDHIAIYVSDLGKAKKFFQDLGLEVDGTYGDEVFFRIGKQKLAIFKGNNTDQTVNHIAISVGDFEETIAHLNKLGYKVYDSDMVDGPDGIHIQIVKR, encoded by the coding sequence GTGAGACCAACGTCTATAGACCACATAGCAATCTATGTAAGTGATCTAGGTAAAGCTAAGAAGTTTTTTCAAGACCTTGGGCTAGAAGTTGATGGCACGTATGGCGATGAGGTTTTCTTTCGAATTGGCAAACAAAAACTTGCTATATTTAAAGGCAACAACACCGACCAGACGGTCAATCACATTGCGATTAGTGTGGGGGATTTCGAAGAAACTATAGCTCATTTAAACAAGTTAGGGTATAAGGTCTACGACTCTGATATGGTAGATGGTCCCGATGGGATTCACATACAAATTGTAAAGAGATGA
- a CDS encoding TRAM domain-containing protein yields MRPKNLALARPLCRRRSGLSEHTAPNRSSRRSSLSLKNNRKDCLPVIIFIAVALAVLLFAYLAVKLLQLKPQKLVLVIIGFVTGSLVGALFSVPLSRLPDPYGNVLPITVTALSALTFVFVFYSQHNNLSQLLPKFGKKQSPTEGDQTKAKSQILVDTSAIIDGRIADITKTGFVPGKLLVPRFVLAELQNIADSEDSMRRSRGRRGLEMLNMMRQNPSVELDIVEEDPKDVKEVDHKLVHLARRYGTDILTTDYNLNRVATIESVKVLNINELANSIRPVVLPGEEMLVKVVQPGKEKNQGVGYLPDGTMIVVENGDKLIGKEVKTEVTRIFQTVAGKMIFATPMSAKSQVKNGQSGQAPKPPKASSKNRPTNSHK; encoded by the coding sequence CTGAGGCCAAAAAACTTGGCTTTAGCCAGGCCATTGTGCCGCCGCAGATCAGGTCTGTCGGAGCACACAGCGCCAAATCGATCGTCGAGGCGATCAAGCTTATCTCTAAAAAATAACAGAAAGGACTGTCTCCCTGTGATTATATTTATTGCTGTAGCTTTAGCGGTACTCTTGTTTGCTTACCTGGCAGTTAAACTGTTGCAGCTTAAGCCACAAAAACTTGTACTAGTGATAATTGGCTTTGTAACCGGCTCATTAGTGGGCGCGCTATTTTCGGTGCCGCTATCGCGCCTGCCCGATCCTTACGGTAATGTCTTGCCAATAACTGTTACAGCTCTCTCGGCGCTCACTTTTGTGTTTGTGTTCTACTCCCAACACAACAACCTAAGTCAGCTCTTGCCAAAGTTTGGCAAAAAGCAGTCACCAACCGAGGGCGATCAAACAAAAGCCAAAAGCCAAATATTGGTAGACACCAGTGCAATCATTGATGGTCGAATTGCCGACATCACCAAAACTGGCTTTGTACCTGGTAAGCTTTTGGTGCCGCGATTTGTGCTGGCCGAACTGCAAAATATTGCCGACAGCGAGGATTCCATGCGCCGCAGTCGCGGCCGCCGCGGCCTAGAGATGCTTAACATGATGCGGCAAAACCCGAGCGTAGAACTTGATATTGTTGAAGAAGACCCCAAAGATGTTAAGGAGGTTGATCACAAGCTGGTGCACTTGGCTCGGCGCTATGGCACGGACATTTTAACAACCGACTACAATCTTAATAGAGTTGCAACCATCGAATCTGTAAAAGTTTTGAATATTAATGAGCTAGCTAATTCTATCCGCCCCGTGGTCTTGCCGGGCGAAGAAATGCTGGTTAAAGTAGTTCAGCCGGGCAAAGAGAAGAATCAGGGCGTTGGCTACCTACCAGATGGCACCATGATAGTTGTGGAAAACGGCGATAAACTAATAGGCAAAGAGGTTAAGACAGAGGTCACTAGGATATTTCAGACTGTTGCTGGCAAGATGATATTTGCAACCCCCATGAGCGCCAAAAGCCAAGTCAAAAACGGTCAGTCTGGGCAAGCGCCAAAACCGCCAAAGGCTAGCTCCAAAAATCGACCAACAAACAGCCATAAATAA
- a CDS encoding ABC transporter ATP-binding protein — translation MTDQILIENISKTFTQNGVNNKILHNINLKVHPGEFVCIVGASGAGKSTLLKVLTGLEKPSSGTILGMPKAVGFVFQNFALFPWLDVASNIGFGLKMQGQKPQVIANIAHRQIDRMGLGGFANAHPKELSGGMRQRVGIARALAVSPEVLVLDEPFSSLDEITAKALRQDLLQIWRVEKPAKTIIMVTHLIEEAVELADTIVVMDHDPGRIKKIISNNLNRPRNLRSSEAYRIIDNVTNLI, via the coding sequence ATGACTGACCAAATTTTGATAGAGAACATAAGCAAAACATTTACCCAGAACGGCGTAAATAACAAGATTTTGCACAACATAAACCTAAAGGTTCATCCGGGTGAATTTGTTTGTATAGTTGGTGCCTCAGGAGCCGGTAAGTCTACCCTGTTAAAGGTGCTGACGGGTTTAGAAAAGCCGTCGAGTGGAACGATTTTGGGCATGCCCAAGGCTGTTGGCTTTGTATTCCAAAACTTTGCCTTGTTCCCATGGCTCGATGTGGCCAGCAACATTGGCTTTGGCTTAAAAATGCAAGGCCAAAAACCGCAAGTAATTGCCAATATTGCCCATCGCCAGATTGATCGCATGGGCTTGGGTGGTTTTGCTAATGCCCACCCCAAAGAGCTATCGGGTGGCATGAGGCAGCGGGTTGGCATTGCCAGGGCACTGGCGGTGAGCCCCGAAGTTTTGGTGCTCGACGAACCATTTAGTAGCCTCGATGAAATTACGGCTAAAGCTTTACGCCAAGATCTTTTGCAGATATGGCGGGTCGAAAAACCAGCCAAAACAATAATCATGGTAACCCATTTAATAGAAGAGGCCGTGGAGCTGGCCGACACAATTGTGGTAATGGATCATGACCCTGGGCGGATTAAGAAAATAATTTCTAATAACTTAAACAGGCCACGCAACTTACGCAGCTCAGAGGCCTATAGAATTATTGATAATGTAACTAATCTTATTTAA